One window from the genome of Pedobacter schmidteae encodes:
- a CDS encoding polysaccharide deacetylase family protein, whose translation MYLVKSPLFLKWYYPSLTWNKSRSEKVIYLTFDDGPIPDVTPFVLKTLKSFDAKATFFCIGDNIRKHPDIFEELKNEGHRIGNHTFNHLKGWETADPTYLDNFKKCQELTNTHLFRPPYGRIKKSQIAAIKSANPDTELIMWDVLSGDFDIKLAPEKCYQNVIKHTQNGSVIVFHDSLKAFDRLKYALPLALKYFKEQGYQFGLL comes from the coding sequence ATGTACCTGGTCAAATCTCCACTTTTCCTGAAATGGTATTATCCATCTTTAACCTGGAACAAATCCCGAAGTGAAAAAGTCATTTATTTAACCTTTGACGATGGACCCATACCCGATGTTACACCTTTTGTTTTAAAAACTTTGAAAAGCTTTGATGCAAAGGCTACTTTCTTCTGTATTGGCGACAACATCAGGAAGCATCCAGATATTTTTGAGGAGCTTAAAAACGAAGGGCACCGGATTGGCAACCACACCTTTAACCACCTGAAAGGCTGGGAAACAGCAGATCCGACCTACCTTGATAACTTCAAAAAATGTCAGGAACTGACCAATACCCATTTATTCCGGCCACCGTATGGGCGGATTAAAAAATCGCAAATAGCAGCCATAAAGTCAGCTAACCCAGATACAGAACTGATTATGTGGGATGTCTTAAGCGGTGATTTCGACATTAAGCTAGCCCCCGAAAAATGCTATCAAAATGTGATTAAACATACCCAAAATGGTTCCGTAATTGTATTTCACGATAGCCTGAAAGCTTTTGACCGACTGAAATATGCCCTACCCCTGGCCTTAAAATATTTTAAAGAACAGGGCTATCAGTTTGGGCTGCTATAG